Proteins encoded by one window of Verrucomicrobiota bacterium:
- a CDS encoding MotA/TolQ/ExbB proton channel family protein has translation MLEVFNKGGPVMYPILLCSILFVAILIERLFHLHRAQINTNEFVAGIRNIIKKRNMAEAISICEDTPGPVAQVIKTGLLKHEKTKAEIKEAIDDAALHEVPRLEKNLVVLATIAHIAPLLGLFGTVLGMIKVFNKIKDLGGVAATEKLAGGIGEALLTTAAGLAVAIPVFVAYNYLVSRVGTLVWDMERSATEVVDLITETEPEYEV, from the coding sequence ATGCTCGAGGTGTTCAACAAGGGCGGTCCGGTCATGTACCCGATCCTGCTCTGCTCGATCCTGTTCGTGGCGATCCTGATCGAGCGGCTGTTCCACTTGCACCGGGCGCAGATCAACACGAACGAGTTCGTCGCCGGCATCCGCAACATCATCAAGAAGCGCAACATGGCCGAGGCGATCTCGATCTGCGAGGACACGCCCGGGCCCGTGGCCCAGGTCATCAAGACCGGGCTGCTCAAGCACGAGAAGACCAAGGCCGAGATCAAGGAGGCGATCGACGACGCGGCGCTGCACGAGGTGCCGCGGCTCGAGAAAAACCTCGTCGTGCTCGCCACCATCGCCCACATCGCGCCGCTGCTCGGGCTGTTCGGCACCGTGCTCGGCATGATCAAGGTGTTTAACAAGATCAAGGACCTCGGCGGCGTCGCCGCGACCGAAAAGCTCGCCGGCGGCATCGGCGAGGCGCTGCTCACCACGGCGGCGGGACTCGCGGTGGCGATCCCGGTGTTCGTCGCCTACAACTACCTGGTGAGCCGCGTCGGCACGCTGGTCTGGGACATGGAACGCAGCGCCACTGAAGTCGTCGACCTGATCACCGAGACGGAGCCGGAGTATGAGGTTTAA
- a CDS encoding biopolymer transporter ExbD: MRFKRRVSIFRGQLELTPFVDVVLLLLIFFLLSSSYVFSPGIKVDLPESTTSSEVKSSDLVITVTKRREVRFRDKLISPANEFEQLRSELQKVRRTHGEETPRVILRADRDIPLGLATQIMGIAQDEGFFSLAIATQQKELE; this comes from the coding sequence ATGAGGTTTAAGCGGCGGGTCTCGATCTTCAGAGGCCAGCTCGAGCTGACGCCGTTCGTCGACGTGGTGCTCCTGCTGCTCATCTTCTTCCTGCTCTCGTCGAGCTACGTGTTCAGCCCCGGGATCAAGGTCGATCTGCCCGAGAGCACCACCTCGAGCGAGGTCAAGAGCTCCGACCTCGTCATCACCGTAACCAAACGCCGCGAGGTGCGTTTCCGCGACAAGCTCATCTCGCCGGCGAACGAGTTCGAGCAGCTCCGCAGCGAGCTGCAGAAGGTGCGGCGCACCCACGGGGAGGAGACGCCGCGCGTGATCCTGCGGGCCGACCGCGACATCCCGCTGGGTCTGGCCACCCAGATCATGGGCATCGCCCAGGACGAAGGGTTCTTCAGCCTGGCGATCGCCACGCAGCAGAAGGAGCTGGAGTGA